One window from the genome of Fulvivirga lutea encodes:
- a CDS encoding ABC transporter permease yields MQSPPQLAQKFINWFLKEELAEEVLGDLEEKYYRKLKETSVTKAKLNYWFQVLNYLRPFALKKYRSNSNNFIMINNYYKVAWRHIAKEKFYSFINISGLAVGIASCIFIAFYVLNELSYDQYHENLDRTYRVLQGFKANEDLDTPPVPEEYRFWGNAPIGPALKEEIPEIEHFCRFTPGHSKLIKVNDELYNEDGVVFGDSTAFKVFSWKVIAGNPDLALTEPNSIVLTESQAKKYFGNEDAMGKIVTYNQTVECKVTAIMEDVPLNSQFRFDAIISMKTFYNERPAIFDSWGYVDFYNYITLKENTTIEAIKPRITDVVEKYTADWEQSKFYADVEPMDGSYLNSVAKRQAGKMGSISNLIIFSIIGAFILIIACINFINLSTARSLERAKEIGIRKVVGARQFSLVNQFLSEFFLLSLFAGVLAIAIVIVLAPNFFGLTGVEITSTDIFNIEFALTFVSGIAIIGLLAGFYPAFLLSKFQPSKVLKGNFKTGSSGVILRKGLVTFQFILTIALIIGTTTIYNQLKFLQNHDLGFSKEQVLVMEFGFDTQVQLNIEALKNEFGNDPDVTEVSASRAVPGNFLPNAGTLIENKAGEMEPHSPTIYEIDPDFIPFYDIKMLSGRPFSYDYYSDSTEALMINMAAVKLWGYTDPEEVIGKKFSQWGKEGKVIGVVDDFNYKSLHSEVEPLSLRYEPFSMAKFSLKINTDDVFQTIQRLESKWKTLIPQRPFTYYFLDDNFDQQYRADNQFAQLFASFAILAIIIAFLGLFGLTTYTTTQRIKEIGIRKVLGASVQSIVLLLSKDLFKLLVIAFLIASPLAWFAMNKWLAGFAYQTSINAGIFIIAAIAISVIAFGTMSWQSVKAALQNPTNSLKNE; encoded by the coding sequence ATGCAGTCACCTCCACAACTGGCGCAAAAGTTTATCAACTGGTTTCTCAAAGAAGAACTAGCCGAAGAGGTATTAGGCGACTTGGAAGAGAAATACTATCGGAAATTAAAAGAAACCTCTGTTACAAAAGCAAAACTCAATTATTGGTTTCAGGTATTGAATTACCTGCGGCCATTTGCACTCAAAAAATATAGGTCAAACTCAAACAACTTTATTATGATTAACAACTATTACAAAGTGGCGTGGCGCCATATCGCTAAAGAAAAGTTCTATTCATTCATCAATATTTCTGGCTTAGCAGTAGGTATTGCTTCCTGCATTTTCATTGCCTTTTATGTCTTGAATGAATTGTCTTACGATCAGTATCACGAAAATCTTGATAGAACGTATCGTGTTCTGCAGGGTTTTAAAGCCAATGAAGACTTGGATACCCCACCTGTACCGGAAGAATACCGGTTTTGGGGTAATGCTCCCATCGGACCAGCTCTGAAAGAAGAGATTCCGGAAATTGAACATTTCTGCCGTTTTACTCCTGGCCATTCGAAGCTTATAAAAGTTAATGATGAGTTATACAATGAAGACGGTGTAGTTTTTGGAGATTCTACAGCTTTTAAAGTCTTCAGCTGGAAGGTTATCGCTGGAAATCCTGATTTAGCTTTAACTGAGCCTAACAGTATTGTTTTAACAGAATCACAGGCAAAAAAGTACTTCGGAAACGAAGATGCCATGGGCAAGATTGTTACTTATAACCAAACAGTTGAGTGCAAAGTGACTGCTATTATGGAAGATGTGCCTCTTAATTCGCAGTTCAGGTTTGACGCCATAATCTCCATGAAAACATTTTACAATGAAAGACCTGCCATCTTTGATTCGTGGGGCTATGTAGATTTTTATAATTACATCACCCTTAAAGAGAATACCACAATAGAAGCCATCAAACCCAGAATTACAGATGTGGTTGAAAAATATACTGCCGATTGGGAGCAATCAAAATTTTATGCCGATGTAGAGCCCATGGATGGCTCCTATTTAAATTCAGTAGCTAAAAGACAAGCGGGAAAAATGGGAAGCATTTCCAATCTGATAATCTTCTCCATAATAGGCGCATTTATTTTAATTATTGCCTGTATAAACTTCATTAACTTATCGACAGCTCGTTCTCTGGAAAGAGCTAAAGAAATTGGAATAAGAAAAGTAGTGGGTGCTAGACAGTTTTCATTGGTCAATCAATTTCTATCTGAGTTTTTCTTGCTTTCGTTATTTGCAGGTGTTTTGGCTATTGCCATAGTAATTGTACTTGCACCTAACTTCTTTGGTTTAACAGGAGTAGAAATTACATCTACCGACATTTTCAACATTGAGTTTGCACTTACCTTTGTATCTGGAATAGCTATTATTGGACTTTTGGCAGGATTTTATCCTGCATTTCTGCTTTCAAAATTTCAACCGTCCAAAGTTTTAAAAGGTAATTTTAAAACAGGGTCGTCAGGCGTAATTTTAAGAAAAGGACTTGTCACTTTTCAATTCATACTTACCATTGCCCTCATTATTGGAACTACTACTATCTACAATCAACTAAAGTTTCTTCAAAATCACGACTTAGGATTTTCTAAAGAGCAGGTATTAGTAATGGAGTTTGGTTTCGATACGCAAGTGCAATTAAATATTGAGGCATTAAAGAATGAATTTGGCAATGATCCCGATGTAACGGAGGTCAGTGCTTCACGGGCTGTACCGGGTAATTTCTTACCAAATGCAGGAACGCTCATAGAAAATAAAGCTGGCGAAATGGAGCCACACAGCCCTACCATCTATGAGATTGACCCCGACTTTATTCCTTTCTATGATATTAAAATGCTGTCTGGAAGGCCTTTTTCATACGATTATTATTCAGATTCTACGGAAGCTTTAATGATCAACATGGCGGCCGTAAAGCTTTGGGGCTATACAGATCCTGAAGAGGTCATTGGTAAAAAATTCAGTCAGTGGGGGAAAGAAGGAAAGGTAATAGGTGTAGTAGATGATTTCAATTACAAGTCGCTTCATTCAGAAGTTGAGCCCTTATCATTGCGGTATGAGCCATTTAGCATGGCTAAGTTTTCTCTGAAGATTAATACGGATGATGTTTTTCAAACAATCCAGCGATTGGAGAGCAAATGGAAAACTTTAATCCCTCAAAGGCCCTTTACCTATTACTTTTTAGATGATAATTTTGATCAGCAGTATCGTGCCGACAATCAATTTGCTCAATTATTTGCATCATTTGCTATTCTTGCCATTATCATAGCATTTCTTGGTTTGTTCGGTTTAACCACCTATACCACAACACAGCGCATCAAAGAAATTGGCATTAGAAAGGTATTAGGAGCTTCAGTGCAGTCGATCGTGCTTTTACTCTCCAAGGATTTATTTAAACTGCTGGTGATTGCATTCTTAATTGCCTCACCGCTTGCCTGGTTTGCCATGAACAAATGGTTGGCAGGTTTTGCTTACCAAACTTCGATAAATGCAGGTATTTTTATAATAGCGGCCATTGCTATTTCGGTCATTGCGTTTGGCACCATGAGTTGGCAATCGGTAAAGGCTGCACTTCAGAATCCTACTAATTCATTAAAAAATGAGTGA
- a CDS encoding PadR family transcriptional regulator, with protein sequence MIETKLGDFEEVILLIVGILGEQAYALNIADEFEAQTKRAVSIGAVHSTLTRLADKGFLESKMGEASAERGGRRKRIYEITAAGQRALENSRDFKVSLWNQFPAFADKLNFSF encoded by the coding sequence ATGATTGAAACAAAACTTGGTGATTTTGAAGAAGTAATTCTTCTTATCGTAGGAATCTTAGGAGAGCAGGCTTATGCCTTAAATATTGCAGATGAATTTGAAGCACAAACCAAAAGAGCCGTTTCTATCGGGGCGGTACATTCCACACTTACACGACTAGCCGATAAAGGTTTTTTGGAATCCAAGATGGGTGAAGCCAGCGCTGAACGTGGTGGTAGAAGAAAAAGAATCTATGAAATAACAGCCGCAGGCCAGCGTGCCCTGGAAAACTCTCGTGATTTTAAAGTGTCACTCTGGAATCAGTTTCCGGCATTTGCAGACAAACTGAATTTCTCATTCTAA
- a CDS encoding TraB/GumN family protein — MIRSLLLVLICATTLTAQHQSALYKIEGNGLNEPSYLFGTINFLPKFGYFVPDEVKNAIIASRVFVTKTDLRRKTQQKFTEAVKIPNDGTVNKYLTEEEQKQLRAIIEEYGGRNQAYDNFYSKLQPIILVTATTALTLQYNITYPERELEDIAKDNRLKFNSLSDVDEEIAAFEQFPIEDQIEALKYTINNFDDHLSDYNKMVRAYMKEQNMEVVKEETFKATNESEKFKEVYYDNRTEKWLPDVVKLIKSKPTFFALGVPHIIGESGLVSLLEKEGYTITPVIIDFAPAKTSN, encoded by the coding sequence GTGATTAGATCTCTTTTATTGGTTTTAATTTGTGCAACAACCTTAACTGCACAACATCAATCGGCATTGTATAAAATTGAAGGTAATGGGTTAAATGAACCTTCTTACCTGTTTGGTACTATTAATTTCTTACCCAAATTTGGCTATTTTGTGCCGGATGAGGTGAAAAACGCAATTATTGCAAGCAGGGTATTTGTGACAAAAACAGATTTACGCAGGAAAACACAGCAAAAATTTACTGAGGCTGTTAAAATTCCTAATGACGGTACAGTAAATAAATACCTAACTGAAGAAGAGCAAAAGCAGCTCAGAGCAATAATTGAGGAGTATGGTGGCAGAAATCAGGCCTATGACAATTTCTACAGCAAGTTGCAGCCTATTATTTTAGTAACAGCTACTACTGCACTCACGTTACAGTACAACATTACTTATCCGGAAAGGGAGCTTGAAGATATAGCCAAAGACAACAGGCTAAAGTTCAATAGCCTGAGTGATGTGGATGAAGAAATTGCTGCATTTGAACAATTTCCAATTGAAGATCAGATAGAAGCTCTAAAATATACTATCAATAATTTTGACGACCATTTAAGTGATTATAATAAAATGGTGCGCGCTTACATGAAAGAGCAGAACATGGAAGTAGTGAAAGAAGAAACATTTAAAGCCACCAATGAAAGCGAGAAATTTAAAGAAGTATATTACGACAACAGAACCGAAAAGTGGCTGCCGGATGTGGTTAAACTCATTAAATCAAAACCTACATTTTTCGCGTTAGGTGTACCTCATATTATAGGCGAATCAGGATTGGTGAGTTTATTAGAAAAGGAAGGCTATACCATTACTCCCGTTATTATCGATTTCGCCCCTGCAAAGACCTCCAACTAG